The Dreissena polymorpha isolate Duluth1 chromosome 2, UMN_Dpol_1.0, whole genome shotgun sequence nucleotide sequence atatttgtttttcagTTTTCAATAGCTCAATTAATTTGAACATTGATGGTCGTACATTataatgtttcttaatatatatcttacgtatattgctaaaacaaggacaaaaaagagtgaaatggtactcgtcttcGATATCAACGGAATTACAACATTGACAGTATGCTCATTTCTTGGTATTCTATTTCTATCGAATCTACCAGTTTGAACTCTTAAAGATTGTGCAGATAATCTTATTCTAGTGACAAAGAACCTTTAACAACTTGGCAATACGTCTAGATATAGTTCATATGACAGAGAatctaatatttatatttaaggtACACAGTTGCATTTAATGGTTTAAATTACAGCGACATTACACTCTCCCTTTAAAGATTGcatgagcataatgcatgtgagaaTAATGTATAATGTCAAGTCGTTCCATTCTAGATAATTCTTTGCCAATTAATTATGCAACCAAATGTGACTGTTAAGCCTGGCCAATATTGGATTCTTGACTTTACAGATTGACGGATATTGAATTCTTCAATGCCCAGACTTTAGTTATACATTACTGGTTTGAAATTACGTGTATTCGCTTAAATGAGGCGTCAATGCAGAAAGAGAGTTACAGCCACAGCCATACTTAAAAAACAAGGTCGATTCAGGTTTGTTACTATCTGGgtgtatttgttttcactgtGTGGATCGATTTTATAATTTGTTGCAATACATGCTTGACTTAATACAACATTGAGTAGCTAGTCATTTCttaagtttttattatttagtttttttaagaTTAAGACATAAATACTGGAATATCTTACAGACCTAAAACTATCTCTTGgaatattatgtataaacaacGTGAAATGAACATTCTATACACTGGGCACGCACAAGCTGAACTGTAATATTATTTTCTCTATTATGATGTCCTTTTTAATTCACTGTTTTCGGTAAACGCAAATGTATCGGACAAAATGCAAGAAGGATGTAAATAAACAAACCAGTTGGCAACACGATTGTGTCCTTTTGTGGCGGATCCTCATTCATTCCAGTGACATTTCCGTTATTCCGGGACGAATCTTTCCATCGCATTGTGCTGCAGAATTTCCTGCCGTCGGTGCAAATAATGTCTTGATTTGGGGCAACCAATATGCCTGTATCAGGTGTGTAACTTCCGAGTCCCATTTTAATCACGTTAAACGTGTGGCCGTGTAGATGAATAGGATGTGACCATCCCGATCCGTTTCCAATGTTAGTGAAAACCATCTGGATAAGTTTGTCCGAAGGAATCTTCTGTGTGAACGTACATGCGCACATCCCATCACGACGGCATTGTGCTTCATCGCAAAGTGTGTTTATTTCGTCCAGCTGTGTGAGCATTGGAACGGTAGGAAATACAAATCTCGAGCATTTACCGAACCAATTGTACCCCCGTTTTGGCCTGGAAATCCGAAGTTAAAGAAGTACTCGTTATCGACTTTGTTTCCGATAATCTTTTCTGTTTCTCAAATCGGGTTGTTTTTCAAAAGATCATTGAATGTTAGGCATGAAGTTTTGCTATCTCTTGGATAGAACTGATAAGGGCAGTTGAGTACAGTGGAGTATATTATATTGCAATTTGGAGGAGCCGCCTTCGAAGGGTTCAAATTGACCGGGCCAGTAACGTCCACCATCTCAAGAATGGCCTCAGCCGAGTGATATTTATTGTTGTTGAGACTTTCTGGTGTCTCTATGGTCTCTGCAACCAACACATACTGCTTTTGGGAGGTATTGGAAGGTCCTTGCCAAACGAAATCTCTCACCGTGGTGTATAACTAACGACTGCACCGTTGTTCGTTCGATGTCTATTGCGTCCGATCCTCTAACAGTGAATGTTTGTCTTTCGATTGACACTCATCGTGTAAAGGGTCATAGCGCCAATCGTTTGGAACCGTTAAGTTATCCTGCATCTAATTTGAAATCGCGGAAGTGGGCCTGTTTGTAAATGCATCAACCCAGTGTGTCCCTTTTCTGTTGATTAATCCCGATTGAAATTCGAATATGCAGAACTTAGCCGTGTCTTTTGAATAAGTGATGTTGATTACTTTTCCAGCATGAAAATCAAATTGTTAAGTCAACGTTTTATTATAAGCCGTTTCTGGGTCCATCAAGTGATTCCAGTCCTGTAATAGTATAAATATCTGGTTAAGTTCGATTACTTCAGGTGTCTTTCCAGGATAAACAATAAATGCTCCGTAGAGGCCCATACTTCTTTGGTCACCAATTTGGGCGTGATCCTTTTTAGCACCTGGTGGAAAAGTTTCAAACGCCTGATTGAAGGTCTTTCCGGGTACAACGTGACATTGGGTGATGAATGCAACCCCGCCCATCAACGGAATGCCCTTCTGGTGTATACCATGCAAATGCACTTTAATGCTATCTGTGTGCAGCTTGTAAACGATTGTCATGTTGATGGTTTGGCCAACGTATGCCTCAATCCTTGTGCTTGGAAACTGGCCATTGATTGCAATAACCAGTATCAACCTATTACCATCAGCCGTGATGACACGTTCTTCTTTCTCCCGGGTCAAATACGTCGATGTATCCGTGCTGGTGGTTGAGCGTCCGTTTTGGGGGTTAATTAAAGCCTTTTTCTTTTCATGTATCATAGTCAAGTTATACTCAGCAACAAGTCGGGCGGAACATACAGTGTCAGACTCCTTGCATACAGTGTTggcaatgtatatatatatatatatatatatatatatatatatatacacgcgCAATTAGActcacaaaaaagaaaaatgaccCGTATATCTGCATTATATTGTATACTTGAACACTTTGCATTATATTGtattcttgaacactttgcaTTGAAACTTTTGATTTGGTTGCAAAGTGTTCAAAGACAAACTTGAAAGTATTTTAAATACACATAGATCTATGTTTACTGGAAAAATACCcaagtatttaaaataaaaattaaaacaattttcaaaaattGAAAACATGACTTATTCTCTCCGCAATCCTCCCGCAAAAGAAATCAAACAACTGAAGGTTTGGTCAGATAGAGAAACTTTGCAACAAGGTTAAGATGTTCATAATTTGTAAACGCAATCCGAAATTGCAACACATATGTCGCACGTACACTTGTGCATATTAGACTTTAACGTACAATAAATAAACGCATAATGTCCACAAACTTTAGTCCACATTGATAACAAGAGATAAAGACCACATCGCGTGACTGGCTTGTTTTGTAATAGGCGATACAAATCTTCATGGAAATCAAATGCagatatgatttaataaaacCGTGAATTTAAGGATATCGGCGCAGTTGCAATTCAAATATTCATTGGGGGATCTTATGTTAATGTGAAAGGTAAGCTACGtattgcttttttttattttttttacataatatgaATGGGGCGAGAATGTAcgctattttcattttttttctttgaaaactttGCAATCAAATCAAGAGTTTCAATGCAAAGTGTTCAAGTATAAAATATAATGCttcattttcctttttttgtgtgtccaattacgcatttatatatatatatatatatatatatatatatatataatttattttaaaaaaattatttaaaaaaatcttaaatgtttACGTTTTATCAGTAATCTAAATCAGTTTTTTTATTCAGTAATATGAATCAGTATGTCCACAATTTCTCATGTATTAAGTACACGCTTATAATTGTTTCCCGAATAAAAAGAGACTACACCGGATAAACTTTTAGCGGTCGCGTGAAATGTAGAGCATATCTATAATAATTGGCTTAACCCATATCTGGAGAAGCGGATCCGTGGTcaagtggtaacacactggcttcacaatccagagatcgctggttcgatcccccgctgcacctaacctactaactcgtctttcgcatgagacgttaaaccgaggtgaagtgtactaggtgctatacacggggcactaaaagacccagggtcacctctggaacggggtgtctcctgtatcttgcactatcctccgtaaccaactaacacgtctttatgggggcgatggccatatgggagaaaatcccggtgcactcgttaaaaaaacaacaacacaacacacCATATCTGGACTTCAGTGTAAACAAACTCTCGTTGAAGTAGGGTGTTTTAGTAGGCGTAAAATCGATCAAATTACGTTTTCTTCAATACAACATTTTTTCTAATAATTATCTGCTTTTAAAGAGGAAAtgttttatgttgattacatactTGCATTTAGGGGAAAATAAGCTCCTTTAACCTTGAtgtcaacgctttataatttgcgtAATCTGTGCCAAATTTGCAGAAAATGTGAAATATTAAACTttgattttgttgataaaaagaaCATTGGTCTTGCAGATGACCCTAATGTTTGCAACATGTTTGTTGTCGGTTATCTCAGTACCCACGGTCTTTGCTCTGATGGCGCGAATGTCGGTTCAGCCTCCAGCCACATCTGCCGATACTGTCTGCAAGGAATCTGACACTGTATGTTCCGTCCGACTTGTTGTTGAGCATAAATTGACTATGATACTTGAAAAGGAACAGGCTTTAATTTACCCCCAAAACGGACGCTTAACCGCCAGCACGAATACATCGACGTATCTGACCCTGGAGCAAGAGAAACGTGTGATCACGGCTGATGGTTACAGGTCGATATTGGTTATTGCAATAAATGGCCAGTTCCCAGGCCCAAGGATTGAGGCATACGTAGACCAAACCATCAACATGACAATCGTCAACAAGCTTCATACAGATAGCATCACAGTGCATTTGCATGGTATACATCAGAAGGGAACTCCGTGGATGGACGGGGTTGCATACATCACCCAATGTCCCGTTTTACCCGGACAGACCTTCAATCAGGTGTTTGAAGCTTTTCCACCAGGTACCAACATGTATCACGCCCATATTGGTGACCAAAGAAGTATGGGCCTCTACGGAGCATTTATTGTTTATCCTAGGAAAACACCTGAAGTAATCGGCCTCAACCAGATAGTTATACTATTACAGGACTGGAATCACTTGATGGACCCAGAAACGGCGTATAACAGAATGCTGACTCAACAATTTGATTTTAATACTGGAAAAGTTATTAACACCACTTATTCAGTAGACAGGGCTAAATTCTCGAGATTCGAATTTCAATCGGGATTAATCAACGGACAAGGGAGACACTGGGTTGATGCATCTACAAACAATGGAAGCCCACTTCCGCGATTTCAAATTAGCTCCGGGGTAACTTATCGTTTCCGAATCATTGGCGCCATGACCCTTTATCCGATGAGAGTGTCAATCGAAGGACAAACATTTAAGATAAGAGGATCGGACGCGTTCGACATCGAAAGAACAATGGTGCAGTCGTTAGTTATACACCCCGGTGAGAGATATGATTTCATTTGGCAAGGACCTTCCAATACTTCCCAAAAGCAGTATATGTTGGTTGCAGAGACCATAGAGACACCAGAAAGTCTCAACAACAATAAATATCACGCGGCTGAGGCCATTCTTGAGATGGTGGACGTTACTGGCCCGGTCAATTTGAACCCTTCGAAGGCGGCTCCTCCAAATTGCAATATAATAAACTGCACTGTACTCAACTGTCCGTACCAGTTCTATCCAATAAATAGCAAAACCACATGTCTAACATTCAACGACCTTTTGAATAACGACCCGATTCGGGAAACGGATAAGATTATCGGAAACAAAGTCGATAACGAGTACTTCTTTAACTTCGGATTTCCTGGTCAAAATGGTAATACTCCTGGCTCAGTAAATGCTAGAGAATTTATATTTCCTTCCGTCCCAATGCTCACGCAGTCAGACGAAATAAGCACACTTTGCGATGAAGAACAATGCCGTCGTGAATGGATGTGCGCATGTACGTACACACAGAAGATTCCTTCGGACAAACTTATCCAGATGGTTTTCACTAACATTGGAAACGGAGCGGGATGGTCACACCCTATTCATCTGCACGGCCACTCGTTCTATGTCATGAAGATGGGACTAGGAACGTACAACCCTGATAAAGGTGACCTAATTGCCCAAAATCAAGACATTATTTGCACCGACGGCAGGGAGTTCTGCAGCACAATGAGATGGAGAGATTCGTCCTGGGATTACGGAAATGTCACTGGAATGAACGAGGATCCGCCACAAAAAGACACAATCGTGGTTCCAACTGGTtggtttatttacattatttttgtaGTTTGTCCGATATATTTGCGTTTTACcgaaaacaatcatttaaaaaggaCATCATTAAAGCGAGAATAATGTTACAGTAGAGCGCATGCGGGCCTAGTGTATAGTATGTTGATTTCACGTTGTTTACATAATATTACAAGATATCGATTTAGGTCTGTAAGAGATTGTCTTACTCTTAAAACAACTAAACAATAAAAACTTAGCTAATGACCTACAACTCACTTTTGTATTAAGTCAAGCATGtattgaaacaaattataaaatcgtTCCACGCAGTGCCAAAAATATACCCAGATAGTAACACACTTGAATCTACCATGATTTTTATGTATGACGGTGACTGTGACTCTCTTTCTGCCTTGACTAATCATTTAATCGAATACACGTAATTTGAAAGTGTGTAGGGATCAGTTATGTCTGGGCAGTGAGGAATCCAATATCATACAAGCTGAAACGtaaaaaatccaattttggcaAGGCTGAAAACGCACATTTTGCCGCATAACTAATTGGCAAAGCATTATCTAAAAAGGAACGACTTGAGATTATACATGCATTATACTCATGCAATCTTTATAGGGCGAGTTTAATGTCGCTGTTTTTTTCaacattcaatattttacatcCAAGTACATTTCGTCTTAAATGATTGTGAAGACACTAAGGACAGGACCTATGCTTATGCAACTGTTTATCTAAAAAACTACATCAGAAAGGAAAGCATTCATATGAGTgtcatataattatttgtttaatgatatcGAAACAAAAAATTCAACATTCTTTTGAACGAGTTTATATTAAATCGTCGTTAGGCTAATGCTAGTCAGACATGTATGCCAAAAAAtagagccacgctctgggaaaatgcatgtgcgtaacgtttGTCCTTGTAAGCAGTGCGCGCAGTCTAATCAGAAATGACACTTTGATTTTCTTCAAGTAGAGactacaatataatacaaacattcatgaaagcagaaagtattgtccctaatTGTCATCTGTGATGAcccttaaaacacatgcattaagacccgttttcccagagtaaggCTAAATAGTTTTGTTGTATACAGGAGGCTACGTGGTGGTGCGGTTTATCTCCGACAACCCCGGTATGTGGTTCCTACATTGTCACATCGACCTGCACAACACCAACGGCATGGGGATGGTGATAGACGAAGGTTATACAAAGCCAACTACACCAATAGGGTTTCCTGTTTGTCGCAACTTCGAATTTAAAGGTAGAttgttaaaagaaaaagtaacATCAGTTGATCTCCTTTGCAGTTATGCTATTCCATTTTGACAAATGTTCAAGTCTGTGAAATTACATTTTGAAAGATTATATAATCATAATAAGTTGCATGTTGTAATGGGTGGCTGTATTATGGTAAGATAATCTCTAGTATTacgaatttttaaacaaaatttctaACTCGTTTCTGTAATGTCAAAGGCTGTACCTATCTCACAATCCCTTGTTATGAAAGTATTTGTTAGGATAAAAGGTTCTTTTCTGTATTGCAGCACTTCCAACTACTAGCATGGCAACTAGGTTCAGATTTGGGGCCGAAAACATCATTGCACTTGGCCTAGTTTCTATTTGGTTCACTATGCAGTTTTAAGATGACATTcataacatgtgcaaatattttatatttcactatttaataaaagcatattaagtaACTGCAGAGATACGTCTATATGCACGCGAATATTTATGTGTGATTATGTTAATTATTATGCCTTTGTGTTATATTCGGTATTCGGTCATACAAGGAGGAACGAACTAAAGCGATTTGTAATATAGGGTCTGATTATTTTCAATTATAACTccttatatatttgtgtttttagtAGAAAATATAAATCTTGTGACTGTGTTTGTCTCGTGCCCTGCAGACACTTTGCTAATCAATCATAATGCTAAATTTGTTACATGACACATGCGCACGTGTGTGTAAACAGTACAATCATTTTCAAAAGTTCGATTAGTTTATAATACTTGTAATTTAAACATTTAGTATGAATTCTACGTAATCTTATACCAGATTTAACTTCGACAAACGTAGCTTATACTTACTTAAGTAAAACGGACGGTAAATAATAAGCGATTAAACTAAGGCGTGTACACTCGTTTTTATAACCATAGTGAATGCCTTTTTAATATCTAACATGGGTGTAAAATGTGTGGTCTTAATGATAACCCTGGATTAAAGCTCAGAATCAATATAAAGTGTTTAGAGTGTAAAATTTGAATATAAGGGTAGTTTAACaagcaataaattataattacaaTTTGCTACTTGCTGTAAATTGCACTGTTAATTTCTTTTTTGGACCAGCAAATTGAGATTAAGGGGTTATTTTTCAGTTGTTAATTGTTAGGTTTTTTTATTGATAGACATGTTGTGAATATACATAATGGTAATAGAACATAATGAATACTGAATTTGAAGGAAACTTTTTATTGCTCGTTTATGGTCGGTAAAATGCACCCGTTGAAAGAGTCGGACTGACAAACAAATTACCACTTGTGCTTTTAGTTGCAATTACTCCATTTTATTTTCACTTCAAAGATTAAGGTCTTGACACTACTCAAACCGCACAAACAGTAAAGAGCAGCATGACATTTGGCCAATACaactttatcaaataaattaatacGGATAACGTGTACGGGTAGTtaaaatgtaaacttgtattaCACTTtgaatttaagtattttaacatgattacttaacaaaattatatacatatgaTTTATATACAATAACGTGTATACGCAATAAGAGACAATCCTTAACAGATATGATTGTAATCTTAGTATCATAATATTATCTCtatgtataaaatgtatcttGCCTCAATAAAACGTGTTTTTCAGATTTGTTCTGTCTGTAATTTTGCCGTTTTGGACAGTATGTCATGTTATGGTGAGTCATGTTATGGTGGCCAGTTAACCGATGCATACTTTTCATTAGCAAGTCAAGCAGCTGAGTGGTTGAAAGTATTTTCTGAATAATTATGCTCGTAAATGACATCTGCCCTACATGAATCAGATAAAGGGGCAGGATGGCCAGAAAAATAATAGCATGGTCATTTTATGTAAGATGGATGGGGTTCGAACTCTAAAGCCCCTGATTGATAATCCAGTATACTACAAATTGAGCAACCTGTGTGTTTTTCCTTATGTTAACTCTTAAATTGCATTACTTACGCAAAAGTTGAGCTTAGGAATGAtgaatttgttaatttgttttattcatcGCTGGTCCACATGCCTTAGTTCATATAATATTGGATCTGCGTAAAGGATTACAAAAGTTTGTAGTTAAAAAATCTTGCATTAATTATCTCTTCAATTACATTCCATGAAAACTGAAATTCTGTTATTGATAGGATGTCTGGCATTCTTGTATATGTTAAATTCACAGCGGATATTACTCGATCTGTAGTTTTTTGTAATGGTAATTATCATATAATGAACATAAAATTGCTTCCTTATTGAGGATACATGCACATATTTTTGCATTCATTTATCATGATTCTTACGGAAGGCAAACCATACTAACATTTGGTATATGTTAATACCTTAAACAGATCTTTCAGTTATATTTGAATCGCCCAGTTTTAACGATGATTATATCCGGAAATATTTCTGTAGGCATATAATGTTTACCAATGCGCGTCATATAAGCTTCTCTACGCATTCATCGACAGCAATCGTATAACCAGCGAAATTAAAATTAACAGACGATTTAACGCGTGAGATTAATAGTTAATAAAACGCTCTTAAattttaacttcaaatatttcatcaatagtAATTTGAATGTATATCTCGTTTAAAGTATGGGTTATTTCGCATAACATTTGgtattgttttacaaaatcaacatatttaagcatttttgAGAAATTTGGGCATAATCAGAAATGCAATTAGAAAGTAATATGAACGTTTTTTAAGTGCATTTGCCGAGGCTATCTACACATTGCCAAGGAAGGAAAAAAGTGAAAACTGCGAGAAGCGCTAAATTTTTGTCCTGAATATGAAAGTAAGAGATTCACTCTTTTcttattcattttttgttattgGACACTTAAGTGTATTCgtttttttcttttgattttttttcaaaagcatacTATAGTATCCAGCTAGCATGTATGTAAATGACATATGTTCAAAATTGTGTAAATttataataacatactttttgcaatgcaatatattattatacaGTCAATAAAAAGtcctta carries:
- the LOC127869168 gene encoding uncharacterized protein LOC127869168, with product MTLMFATCLLSVISVPTVFALMARMSVQPPATSADTVCKESDTVCSVRLVVEHKLTMILEKEQALIYPQNGRLTASTNTSTYLTLEQEKRVITADGYRSILVIAINGQFPGPRIEAYVDQTINMTIVNKLHTDSITVHLHGIHQKGTPWMDGVAYITQCPVLPGQTFNQVFEAFPPGTNMYHAHIGDQRSMGLYGAFIVYPRKTPEVIGLNQIVILLQDWNHLMDPETAYNRMLTQQFDFNTGKVINTTYSVDRAKFSRFEFQSGLINGQGRHWVDASTNNGSPLPRFQISSGVTYRFRIIGAMTLYPMRVSIEGQTFKIRGSDAFDIERTMVQSLVIHPGERYDFIWQGPSNTSQKQYMLVAETIETPESLNNNKYHAAEAILEMVDVTGPVNLNPSKAAPPNCNIINCTVLNCPYQFYPINSKTTCLTFNDLLNNDPIRETDKIIGNKVDNEYFFNFGFPGQNGNTPGSVNAREFIFPSVPMLTQSDEISTLCDEEQCRREWMCACTYTQKIPSDKLIQMVFTNIGNGAGWSHPIHLHGHSFYVMKMGLGTYNPDKGDLIAQNQDIICTDGREFCSTMRWRDSSWDYGNVTGMNEDPPQKDTIVVPTGGYVVVRFISDNPGMWFLHCHIDLHNTNGMGMVIDEGYTKPTTPIGFPVCRNFEFKALPTTSMATRFRFGAENIIALGLVSIWFTMQF